Genomic segment of Anaerobranca gottschalkii DSM 13577:
AACTCTTCTCATCACTAAATCCCCCCTAAACCTTCTTTTACTCCTTTAAAAGTAATTCTATGAACAGGAGAAGGACCATATTTTTTTAATGCCCAATAATGTTCTTCTGTAGGATATCCTTTATTTTTTGCAAAGTTATACATGGGGTATTTCTTATGTAAAGCCAGCATATAGTTGTCCCTATATACCTTTGCAATTATTGCTGCCGCTGCTATAGAACCTACTTTTTCATCCCCTTTTACTACAGGTATTTGCTCAGCAGGATAATCAATGGTAAAATTACCATCAATTAGTAACAGATCTATAGCTTGTCCTAGCCCTTTTACAGCATTTACCATCGCCAACTTGCTAGCATTTAAAATATTTATTTGATCAATTACATTGTTATCTATCACACTTATATTATAAAACAATCCTTGTTCCTTAATCTTATCTGCTAAATCTTCTTTGGCTTGTTCTCCTAATTTTTTAGAATCTTTCAATCCTAAAAGATCAGGTATTTTTGCAAAGGCTACTGCAGCTGCCACCACAGGTCCTGCCAATGGACCACGCCCCACTTCATCTAAACCTATAACTGTTAAGCCTTTTTCCCAGTACTTTTTTTCATAGTTCCAAAGCTGTTCATAGAAAACCCTTTCTTGTATTTCCCTTTTAATTTTATTTGCTAATACTTTTAATCCTTGACGTCCATCAGCTAATAAAAGATCTATTAACTCCTGATTCTTCTCTTGATTATTTACAAATTGCTGAACTTCTTTTATGGTTAAATCTTGAAGCATCTCATCACCCCAATTATATAATTCTAGTTAATTTGAGAAAATCCCTGCTTTTTATAAAAAACATTTAAAGCGCCTACGGCGCTTATAATAAATCTAATGTTATTCTTCCTAATTTACCCTGTCTAAACTCCCTAACCAATACTTCTGCACCTTTCATATAATCTACAGTATTCCCTTGTTTTAGAAAACCTCTTTTTTCTGAGAGAGCTATTAAATATTCTGGGGCAGATGTATTTTCTGGTACTCCATATCGCTTACTTAATAATCCTGGATAATTATCCATTAAAAATTGAATCAAACGATAAGCCATATCTTCAACATTGACTATTTCATCTTTAATTGCTCCCGTTACTGCCAATTTAAAACCTACCATTTCATCATCAAACTTAGGCCATAATACACCTGGAGTATCCATCATTTCTAAATTATTTCCAGTTTTTATCCATTGTTTATTTTTTGTCACACCTGGTTTATCACCTGTTTGAGCAACACTTCTATTAGCCAACTTATTAATCAAAGTTGATTTTCCTACATTGGGAATTCCGAGAATCATCATCCGGGTAGGACGATTTATCCTTCCTTTAAGTAATTGATTTTGATGTTTTTGAGCACCTATTTCTTTAGCTAAAGATAGGACTTTTTTTAGCCCAGTACCTTTAATCAAATCAACTTCTACACATTTAATATTATTCTTTGTAAAATAATTAATCCATAGATTAGTCTTTTCCTTATCTGCCAAATCACATTTAGATAATAAAATTATTCTTGGTTTTTGCCCAACTATTTCATCAATATCAGGATTTCTACTACTTAAAGGTATCCTAGCATCTAAAAGTTCTAATACTAAATCTACTAACTTTAAATTTTCTTTAATCAATCTTTTAGCCTTTACCATATGGCCTGGATACCACTGATATTGCATTTTTCTCACCCCATTATTAATTAAAATATGTAAACTTACTCAATGGCCAATATCTCAAAAATGCCTTTCCTCTAATTTTTTCGATATCAATAAATCCTACTTGCGAATTTCTGCTATCGATACTTTTACTTCTATTGTCACCTAAAACAAAAACTTTATCTTCAGGGACAACTACTGGTCCAAAACCATTATCACTTTTAAAAAGTATATAATCTTCACGTACCTCTTCATCATTTAAAAATAATCTACCATCTATTATTTCCACTTTATCCCCTGGCAAACCAATTACCCTTTTAATAAGAATTCTATTTTCATCATTAGGTAGAGGAAAAACTATTATTTCTCCCCGTTTAGGCTCTCTAAACCTATAAGATATTTTATTAACTAAAACCCTTTGATGATTAGCTAGAGTTGGCTGCATTGAACTACCATCTACAATAAAACTTTCCATAATAAAAGATCTAATAATTAAAGCTAATATTATAGCAATTATTATAGATTTTATCCATTCTTTCAATTCTTTCATTTGCCTCACTCCCAAATATAATAGGCCTTATTTATATATAGAAAAAGGGCTGACGAGAACAGCCCCTTATCTTAATTTTTAATTTCTTTAATTCTTGCTGCTTTACCGGTAAGATTACGTAAGTAATAAAGTTTAGCCCTTCTAACTTTACCGATACGAATAACTTCAATTTTATCAATTCTAGGAGAATGAATTGGGAAAGTTCTTTCCACACCAACGCCATAAGAGATTCTTCTTACAGTAAAAGTTTCTCTTATACCGCTTCCTTTGCGTTTAATTACAACACCTTCAAAAACCTGAATTCTTTCCCTTTGTCCCTCAATAACTTTAACGTGTACCCTGACAGTATCACCAGGTTTAAATTGAGGAATATCGGACTTCATATGTTCTTGTTCCAATTGCTTGATTATTTCCATGTAAATTCCCTCCTTCCATCCTAGATGTTCTTACACTTAATTTTAAGTGCAGAGGACCATCCGTAATACCCATAATATTTTATCATAGTTTAATGATTAATACAAACTTTTCTTTAGTAATTTACATTATTTTTTTCTTGATATTTTTTAAAGAGATCTGGTCTTTTCTTTTTAGTAATTTCTATAGATTTTTCTAAACGCCATTTTTCAATTTCCCCATGATTTCCTGAAAGGAGAACTGGTGGAACCTGCATACCCCGATATTCTTTAGGTCTAGTATAATGGGGATGCTCCAGTAAACCATTTTGAAAAGAATCGTTTTTATGGGATTCTTCCTTACCTATACTTCCAGGTAACAATCTTACTACTGCATCGATTATAACCATCGCTGGTAGTTCTCCTCCAGTAAGTACATAATCCCCTATGGATATCTCTCTAGGTTTAAAATATTCATAAACCCTATAGTCAATTCCTTCATAGTGTCCACAAATAAATATTAAATGTTCTTTCTGAGCTAATTCTTCTGCAATATGTTGAGTAAATTGTTCCCCTTGTGGTGTTAATAAAATTATTTCTGATTCTTGTCTGTAACCAATACATTCAAGGGCGTCAAAGATAGGTTCTGGTTTCATAACCATACCAGCACCACCACCATAAGGGTAATCGTCAACTTTTTTATGCTTGTTTTTACTATAATCCCTGATATTGTGGATTGCTATATGGACTATACCATTTTCCTGAGCCCTTTTTATAATACTTGTATCTAAAGGACCTGAAAACATTTCTGGAAAAATAGATAAAATATCTATTTTCATTCTAATAACCCCTCAATAGGTGTTATAATTATTTTTTTCTTATCGATATCAACAGAAGAAATAACTGATTCTATAGCTGGTATTAAATATTCTTTATTTTCTCCTTTAACTACATAAACATCATTACTACCAGTTGAAAAAACTGAAGTTACAATGCCTAAAAAATTATCACTATCATCATAAACTTCACAATCCATTATATCAAAAATATAATATTCTCCTTCTTCTAATGGAGTTAATTGTTCTTTATTAATTTCTAAATATTTATCTTTAAATTTTAAAATATCATTTATGTTATCAAACCCTTCAAATTTTAATATATATAAATTCTTTTGAGGTCTGCTTCTTTCAATAGTTAATTGATCTTCACCTAAAAATACTTTATTTCCCTTTTTAAATCTAGCTGGAAAGTCTGTTAAAGGATATACTTTTACTTCTCCCCTTACTCCGTGGGTAGATGTAATTTTTCCTACTTTTATTCTCTTATCCATAATTTTTCACCATCTTTTAGATTTTAGGGTTAGAGAAAAACTCTAACCCAAGATATCAAGTACTACATCTAAATTATTTTTGGCTGCAGCGGCATTCACCACAGTGCGAATAGCTTTAGCTATTCTACCGCTCTTACCAATTACTTTTCCCATATCCTCTTGAGCCACTTTAAGCTCTATGATAATAGTTTTATCCCTTTTCTTTTCGGTAACTATTACATCTTCTGGTTTATCCACTAAGGATTTGGCCACTAATTCTACTAGCTCTCTCATTATAAGACCTCCTCTGGTCTATTTTTGTAGAGCACCAGCATTTTTAAGCAATGATTTAACAGTATCAGAAGGCTGAGCTCCTTTTTTTAACCATTCTTGAGCTTTTTCAACATTAACTTTAACTACAGCTGGCTCAGTAAGGGGATTATAATAACCAATTTCCTCAATGAAGCGGCCATCCCTTGGTGAACGGGAGTCAGCTACAACTATTCTATAAAAAGGTCTTTTTTTAGAACCCATTCTTCTTAAACGAATTTTTACTGCCATTTATTTCACCTCCTTTACAAGATCAAAAATTATACTCAATTTCACCATATTTTCTGTATTTAACTAGAAAAATGGAAAAGGTTTTCTTCCTTTTTTCATGCTTTTTTCTAGAGAACTAAATTGTTTCATCATTTTTTGCATTTGTTCAAATTGTTTAAGTAAACGATTGACATCTTGAATCTTAGTACCTGAACCGGCAGCAATCCTCTTTCTTCTACTACCATTGATTATACTGGGATTTGCCCTTTCAGCTTTTGTCATTGAACTAATTATAGCTTCAATTTTTACCAGCTCTTTATTATCAACAGATAATCCCTTTAGTTTTCCTCCACCCATACCAGGGAGCATACCTAAAATTTGATCTAAAGGACCCATCTGTTTTATTTGCTGTAGTTGTTCTACAAAATCATCTAAAGTGAACTGTTGTGTTTGCAGCTTTTTCTGTAAATCCTTTGCCTTTTCTAAGTCTATCGCTGCTTCCGCTTTTTCTATAAGTGTTAAAACATCTCCCATCCCTAAAATCCTTGAGGCCATTCTGTCAGGATGAAAAACATCTAAATCTTCAATTTTTTCTCCAATACCTACAAGTTTTATAGGTTTCCCTGTTACAGCTTTTATGGAAAGGGCTGCACCCCCTCTAGTATCGCCATCTAATTTAGTTAAAATCACACCAGTTATATCTAGTTTTTCATTAAATGATTTTGCTACATTAACAGCATCTTGTCCTGTCATGGCATCTACTACTAACAAAATTTCATCAGGATTGGTAACTTTAACAATTCCCTCTAATTCATCCATCAGTTTTTCATCAATATGCAATCTACCTGCAGTATCAAAAATAACTAAATCATAGCCATTTTTTTTCCCATGTTCTAATCCGAGTTTACAAATATCCACAGGAGAATTTTTATCTCCCATAGTAAAAACTTCCACTCCAAGTTGCTCTCCAAGGACTTGTAATTGTTTAATTGCAGCAGGGCGATATATATCTGCAGCAACTAGTAAAGGCTTTTTATTTTTCTTTTTATACCTCAAAGCCAATTTTGCCGCCATAGTCGTTTTTCCTGCACCTTGCAAACCAACTAACATTACTACACCGGGAGTTTTATTAAATACCAACTCACTTTTGGTACCTCCCATTAGCTCTTGGAGTTCATCTCTAACTATTTTTATAACTTGCTGTCCAGGAGTTAAACTTTGAAGTATCTCTTGCCCAACACTTTTTTCCCTAACCTTATTAATAAAATCCTTTACTACTTGAAAGTTAACATCAGCTTCTAAAAGGGCAATTCTTACTTCTCTCATAGCTTCTTTAATATCTGATTCTGTAAGTTTACCTTTTCCCTTTAGTTTTTTAAAAACATCCTGTAATCTATCAGAAAGGTTTTGAAACATTAAATAATTCACCTCATATTCTCTTTAAGGATTTCTAACAGTTGTTGTATTTGGTTAAAATCCTTTTTTTCTAAAGCTAACTCTATTTTCCTTACAAGTTCATAATTTTCCTTCTTTTGTCTTTGTATCTGGAGAACTTCTTCATAATGTTCTAATAAATTAGCAACTCTTTTTAATGTATCATAAACTGCTTGCCGTGATATTTCTTCTTCTTCGGCTATTTCACCTAAGGATAAATCCTCATGATAATATAATTCAAAAATCCTTTTTTGTTTTGTCGTTAATAATTGACTATATATATCAAATAAATCATTTAAATGAGTGATCTTTTCTAACATATAATCACTCCTGTGTTAAGTTTTTTTCCTTTACATATTCTAATATAAAATTTGTCTATTGTCAAATATTTATTCAAATTTATGATGGAAGTTTTAAAATTTGTTATTGGTAAGTATTCTTAGCATGTTAGTTCTACAAATTACAAATAATAAAATTAAAGGAGGTGAAAATTAATGAAAAAATCACCTAAAGATATCTTTAATTCTCAAAAATTTCAAGAAGAAGTTTCTCAAGAGCTAGGTATCCCAATTAAGAAAAAAGATTCTAACAAGAAGTAAATTCCTATATAAAGTTAAAGCCCTTACATAAGGGCTTTCAGTTTGTAGACAAAGTCATTTTTTAAAGGCTGTAGTAATTAAACATTTTAACAAAGTTTTGCGTCGAGATTTAAGGCTTCTATCTAAAAGAAAGAAGGGTACCGCTCTAATTCGCCATCCATGGCTCAATAGAGCTTTCGGAACGTCCTGTTCCTCACCCCTTCTTCCTTTTATCTAATCAGCTCTTAAATCTATCTCCTCAACTTAATCGTATCTTTGTTTAATTACCACAGCTGATGTTGACTTTGTCTATAGTTTGTCTTCAGTCTGGAAAGCCCTTATGTAAGGCTTTTTTATACAGTTTAAAAACGAAGGGCTTCTTGAAGATATTTTCTACCTCTATATAATCTAGTTTTCACTGAATCTATAGAGCACTGAAGAATATTTGATATCTCTTCATAAGAGAAACCATAATAATCCTTTAACAAAATGGCTTTTTGGGTTAATTTAGGTAATTTCTCAAGCTGCTGAACAAGACTTGCTTGAAGTTCCTTTAATTCTAAATCAACAGAGGGACAACTTAAGTTTTTAATTTTATCACAGACATTATCCCATGATACTAATATTACTTTTTGAGTTTTTTTATAACTATCCCTATAAACATTAAGGATTATTTGATATAACCAAGTAGTAAAATTACTATCTCCTTTGTAATTTTTAATGTATTTAAATACCCTTAAAAAAGCCTCTTGGATTAAATCTTCCGCCTCGTGTATACTTCCTGTTAATCCATAAGCCATTTTCAATGCTATATTCTTATAATTTTCTATTAATTTATTAAATGCTTCCATATCTCCCATTTGACACTGGATAATTAATAAATCCATAAAATCTCCTCCAAACCCTTAATCAAAAAGAGCCTTTACATACTCTTGACCATCAAAGGTTTTTAAATCATCTATTCCCTCTCCTACACCCACAAATTTTATAGGTATTTTAAGTTCACGATTTATTGCAATTACAATACCACCTTTGGCTGTACCATCTAATTTAGTTAATACTACACCAGTAAGATCAGTAGCTTCACTAAAGGCTTTTGCCTGCATCATAGCATTTTGACCAGTAGTTGCATCTAATACCAATAAACTTTCATGGGGTCCATCGGGGATTTCTTTTTTAATAACCCGGTTTATTTTTTTCAATTCTTCCATTAAGTTAATCTTTGAATGTAATCTACCGGCAGTATCACAAATAACATAATCTACTTTACGGGATTTAGCTGCTTGTAAACCGTCGAAAATTACAGCACTAGGATCACTTCCCATTTGATGGCTGATTACATCTACATTATTTCGCTGACCCCAAATTTTTAATTGTTCTATAGCGGCAGCCCTAAAGGTATCGGCAGCTACTAATAGTACTTTATTACCTTGATTTTTTAACATATTTGTCAATTTGCCGATAGTTGTGGTTTTCCCTACACCATTAACACCACATACTAAGATAACAGTTGGAGGAGTAGTAGCTTTAGCTAATTGATTATTTTGGCCAGTGAAATGTGAAGATAATTGTTCTTTAAAGAAGTTTTTTAGATCATTACTATCAGTTATTTTATGTTTTTTACAATATTCCCTCAATTCATCTATTAACTCCATTGTAGTACTTACACCTACATCGGCAGATAGTAAAACTTCTTCTAACTCCTCAAAAAATTCTTCATCTAATTTTGTGAAAGTACTTAATACCTTATCTATTCCTTCCATTATATTATTTCTTGTTTTATTTAATCCTTCTTTTAATCGATTTAAAAATGACATCTCTATCCCACTCTCTTTTCTAAGTTTACTGAAATTTGTTTTGATATTCCGTTTTCTTCCATGGTAATACCATAAAGTATATCTGCACTTTCCATAGTACCCTTTCTATGGGTTACTATTATAAACTGTATTTCTTTAGACATCTCTTTCAAAAAGGCACCAAACCTATCCACATTAGCTTCATCCAATGAAGCCTCTATTTCATCAAGTACGCAAAAAGGAGACGGTTTAGTTTTCAAGATAGCAAATAATAAAGCTATGGCTGTCAAGGCTTTTTCTCCACCGGAAAGTAAAGTCATAGATTGAAGTTTTTTTCCAGGGGGCTGTACAAAAATTTCCACTCCACTTTCTAAAAGGTTTTCTGGGTCAGTTAAACGCAAATAACCCCTTCCACCATTAAAAAGTTTTTGAAAAACTTCATTAAAATATACTTTTATCTTTTCAAAGGATTCCTCAAATTGTGTAGCCATTTGACGATCCATCTCTAAAATTATCTTTTTCAAATCCAATTTCGCCCGGGTTAAGTCATTTTTTTGTTCTTTTAAGAAATCTATCTTTCCTTTAATTTTTTTATATTCTTCAATGGCCCCTAAATTTACTTCACCTAATCCCTTGAGATCTTCCCGTAGAATATTTATTTCTTTAGTAGCTTCTTTTTCATCAACATTAGGATAATTTAATGCCCTAGCTTCTCCTACTGTTAAAAAATACTCACTTAAAAGCTTTTCTGTAAAACCATCTAATTCCAAAAGTATCTTTGATTTTTTTAAATTTAAAGAGTTAAGTTTAGCCAACAAAATTTCTTTACTTTGTTCTAGTTCCTTTAATTTTTCTTCAGTCTGTTGGATTTTTTCATCAACTTCTCTTTTAAGGCCTTGATGATTAACTTGTTGTTCATTAATTTTAATTTTTAATTTCTCTAACTTTAGGTTTTCATTAGATAAATCCTCTATAGATTTTTGCAATATTCCAATTTCCTCAATAGTTGAATTTATATTTTTCTCATTATCCTTAAATTTAATTTCAGTTCTCTTTTTTTCCTCATTTAACATTGTCAATTGTTTTTTAAAAGATTGAAACTCCTGTTCTAAAGAAGCTATAGTTATTTGTTTACTAACAATCTTAGATTTTAAATTTTCATATAGATTGCTCTTTTCTTCAATAAAATCATTGATTTCTTTAATACAATTTGTTATCCTTTCCTTTTCATCTTCTTTAATTTTTTCACCCTTTAAAGTTTGAGAAATTTGTTCTTCTAAACCCTTTAAATCATTTTCAAATAATTTTTTTTCTTGTTGTATTAAATTTATATGCTCTTTAGTAGTTTTAATCTCTTGTTCTATTAATAAAATTTCTTGATATTTATTATTTTTATCCCCTTGTAATATTCCCAAATAATTTTGCAGCTGTTCTAGCTGTTCACAAACTTTTTTATACTCTTCTTCTCCTTTAGTTAAATTATATTGAATTTGGACTAATTCATCTTCTTCTCTTTTTAGTTCTACTTTTAAAGCTTCAATTTCTTGGGCTCTCTGGATTAATCCAAGGGATTTTGTATTATAGTTACCCCCTGTAATAGCACCACCGACATTTAACACATCCCCTTCTAGTGTAACAATTTTGTATTTATAGTTATATTTTTTTGCAACTTTTAATCCTATATCTAAATTTTTGACGATAATTATTCTTCCAAGAAGAAAATCCATTATACCACTGTATTTTTTTTCAAATTGAACTAAATTCGCAGCAACACCAATAATATCTGGATCTTCTATATTTAAAGGGGTCCCTTTAATAATGTTTAAAGGAAGAAAGGTCGCTCTACCTAATTTATTTTTTCTTAAATATTCAATAACTTCTGCTGCAAAGAATTCATCTTTAACAACGATATTTTGCAAGCTACTTCCCAAAGCCACTTCAATGGCAATAGTAAGATGCTCAGGTACTGTCAATAGTTGAGCTATGGATCCTTCTAATGAAGGATGACCTTTAAACTTTTTCAATGTTTCTTTCGGCCCTAAATTATATCCTGCATAGGACATTTCCAAATTTGTTAGAGCTGTAATTTTTGTTTTAAGTTCATTAACCTTCCCCTTTTGCTTATCTAATTTATCTTTTTCAACTTCAATATTATTTTTAATTTCTGAAATTTTATTGAGTAGATCTCCTTTTATGGTGTTTTGGTCATCAATTAAAACATTTATTTCCTCTAATTCCCGTTGTTTACTATGTAGCTTATCACTTAGTTGATTACTTTTTTCTTGGAAACTAATAAGCTCCCTTTCTTTTCTACCACATTCATTGATTAGTTTTCCTTTATTACTCTCTAAATTCTTTAATTCATTTTTTATTGTTGCAGTAGCATTTAATATTTCTATGATTTCTTCTTTATATTTTTCTAATCCTTCTTTAAGTTGATCTATTTCTTTTCTTAATTTTTCCGACTTTTCCTCATCTTCAATGATCAAATTTTTATTATTTTTTAATTCTTGTTGATTAATTTTTAATTTATTATCCAGCTCCTTAATTTTTAAATTTACTTGTCGAAGATATTCTTCTAGCTCTAAATTTTCAAACTTTAAATTTTCTACTCTCTTTTTACCATCGGATAATTGCCGCTTATTTAACTCTAAATTGTATTTTAAGCCTTCTAAATCCTTAATCACTTGTAATTCTTGGTCCCTTAAACTATTTAATTGAAATTCAATATCTTTAATTTTTTTTATCAGTTCTTCTTTATTTGAATTAGTTACTTGTATAGCCTTTTCTACTTCTTCTTTTAAAAGCCTTTTTTCCTCAATTTGTTTATCTGTTTCTTTATAATTTTTTTCAAGATTATTGATTTTTTCTAATACTAAAGCTACTTCTAACCCCTTTAGTTTTTCTTTAATATTTTTGTATTTCTCTGCCTTTGTAGCCTCTTCTTGTATTTGGGGTAAATCTTGTTCTAAATTATATAAAATATCGTCAACACGGACTAAATTTTGTTCAGTTTCCTCTAGTTTCTTTAAACTTTCTTTCTTCTTATTTTTGTATTTTACAATCCCTGCCGCTTCTTCAAAAATTATTCTTTTTTCTTCTGGACGGCTATTGAGAATATCTTCTACTTGCCCTTGACTGATTATTGAATAAGCTTCTTTACCTACACCGGTATCCATGAATAACTCATGAATATCCTTTAACCTACAAGGTGTCTTATTTATGTAATATTCACTTTCCCCATCTCGAAAAATTCTTCTAATAATATTTACTTCAGAATAATCAATGGCTAATTTCCCTTGAGAGTTATCAAAAACCAAAGATACTTCTGCATAATTTTTCTGTTTTCTACCTTCAGAACCGGCGAAAATTACATCTTCCATTTTTGATCCCCTCAGTGCCTTAGCACTTTGTTCCCCTAAAACCCATCTTATAGCATCGATAATGTTACTTTTACCACTACCATTAGGGCCAACAATAGCAGTTATCCCAGGATTTATCAAAAATTCTGTTTTATTTGCAAAGGATTTAAATCCATTTAATTCAATTTTTTTCAAATACATTATATCCCCTCCTGCCCACTATTTTAACACCTAATAGAAAAAAGATAAACTAAAATTTTTTAGCGGAGCTTATCTCCGCCAAAAAATTTTTCTAATGCTTTCTGGGCAGCACTTTGTTCCGATAACTTTTTACTCTTTCCGATACCAGTGCCAATTAACTTGCCGTTTAAATATACAGAAGTGGTAAATTCTTTATCATGATCTGGACCTGTTTCTTTTATAACTTTATAAGTCAATTTATTTACGCCATTTTTCTGGATATACTCTTGTAGTTGAGTTTTATAGTCTGTTTCACCTTTAATGAAAGCTTCGTTGATTTCTTCATGTAGTATATCCACAACAATGTCGTAACATTTTTCAAAGCCAACTTCTAAATACAATGCTCCAACAAAAGCTTCAAATACATCGGCTAGAATAGAAGCTTTATTACGCCCTCCAGTTTTCTCTTCCCCTTTACCTAACAATAGATAATTTCCAAAATTAAGGCGTTTAGCGGCTTTAACAAGGGATTGTTCGCAAACAATTTGAGCTCTAAGTCTAGTCATTTCCCCTTCAGTTATTTCTGTAGTAAAATCAAATAAATATTTACTAATTATTAACTCTAGGACAGCATCCCCTAAAAATTCTAAACGTTCATTATGTCCCTTTAATCCTAAATTATTTTCAAAGGCATAGGAAGTATGGGTAAAAGCTTTAATAAATGTATCTGTATTAACTATATAAACATTGTATTTTCTCAATAACCTTTGTAATTCTTTCATTTCGCCACTCCCTTATTTTATAACGTATTGTAAAACTTTTTTTATATAAAAGTAGCTTAAACAACCTTTATTTATAGCTTTTTACAAAAAACAACTTGCCACCCCCTTAATCTTCGTTCATAATTGAGGTACACACACCAAATAAACAAAGAAAGAAAGGAGTGACAAGTTGTTACCTCAATTTATAA
This window contains:
- the rnc gene encoding ribonuclease III, with product MKELQRLLRKYNVYIVNTDTFIKAFTHTSYAFENNLGLKGHNERLEFLGDAVLELIISKYLFDFTTEITEGEMTRLRAQIVCEQSLVKAAKRLNFGNYLLLGKGEEKTGGRNKASILADVFEAFVGALYLEVGFEKCYDIVVDILHEEINEAFIKGETDYKTQLQEYIQKNGVNKLTYKVIKETGPDHDKEFTTSVYLNGKLIGTGIGKSKKLSEQSAAQKALEKFFGGDKLR
- the smc gene encoding chromosome segregation protein SMC, whose translation is MYLKKIELNGFKSFANKTEFLINPGITAIVGPNGSGKSNIIDAIRWVLGEQSAKALRGSKMEDVIFAGSEGRKQKNYAEVSLVFDNSQGKLAIDYSEVNIIRRIFRDGESEYYINKTPCRLKDIHELFMDTGVGKEAYSIISQGQVEDILNSRPEEKRIIFEEAAGIVKYKNKKKESLKKLEETEQNLVRVDDILYNLEQDLPQIQEEATKAEKYKNIKEKLKGLEVALVLEKINNLEKNYKETDKQIEEKRLLKEEVEKAIQVTNSNKEELIKKIKDIEFQLNSLRDQELQVIKDLEGLKYNLELNKRQLSDGKKRVENLKFENLELEEYLRQVNLKIKELDNKLKINQQELKNNKNLIIEDEEKSEKLRKEIDQLKEGLEKYKEEIIEILNATATIKNELKNLESNKGKLINECGRKERELISFQEKSNQLSDKLHSKQRELEEINVLIDDQNTIKGDLLNKISEIKNNIEVEKDKLDKQKGKVNELKTKITALTNLEMSYAGYNLGPKETLKKFKGHPSLEGSIAQLLTVPEHLTIAIEVALGSSLQNIVVKDEFFAAEVIEYLRKNKLGRATFLPLNIIKGTPLNIEDPDIIGVAANLVQFEKKYSGIMDFLLGRIIIVKNLDIGLKVAKKYNYKYKIVTLEGDVLNVGGAITGGNYNTKSLGLIQRAQEIEALKVELKREEDELVQIQYNLTKGEEEYKKVCEQLEQLQNYLGILQGDKNNKYQEILLIEQEIKTTKEHINLIQQEKKLFENDLKGLEEQISQTLKGEKIKEDEKERITNCIKEINDFIEEKSNLYENLKSKIVSKQITIASLEQEFQSFKKQLTMLNEEKKRTEIKFKDNEKNINSTIEEIGILQKSIEDLSNENLKLEKLKIKINEQQVNHQGLKREVDEKIQQTEEKLKELEQSKEILLAKLNSLNLKKSKILLELDGFTEKLLSEYFLTVGEARALNYPNVDEKEATKEINILREDLKGLGEVNLGAIEEYKKIKGKIDFLKEQKNDLTRAKLDLKKIILEMDRQMATQFEESFEKIKVYFNEVFQKLFNGGRGYLRLTDPENLLESGVEIFVQPPGKKLQSMTLLSGGEKALTAIALLFAILKTKPSPFCVLDEIEASLDEANVDRFGAFLKEMSKEIQFIIVTHRKGTMESADILYGITMEENGISKQISVNLEKRVG